In Poecilia reticulata strain Guanapo linkage group LG15, Guppy_female_1.0+MT, whole genome shotgun sequence, the sequence ctgatcAGCgcaaaactttaattatttaaaggtaaatattaaaaagctctataaaacaaatataaatactacatttgtaattaataatttatttgcagCTATAATAGCTTTACTCTTATAATCCTTATACAACTAATcgtatattcatgctcttataaATTAGACAGCAGGTAAAGTTATCTGAAGCTTTACATTTACAAAGATGTTACAGGTCAAGGTGTAACatagtttcaaaaacctttcaggctcaaagtaaataaaagaatgtCCTTCATAATGCTCCTATGGTggaaaatacaattaatttgATGCCAAGCAAAGTGACCAAAGTTCCCTTCCCACATGTTCCTCACAGAAAACATAAGAGGATAACTGGAATTTCAATTTGTGAATCTAAAGTTTCTCCAGCTGTTATTGTTAATGTAAAGAGCTgcttaaactttaaactttatacatcatttatttctttatttttctcgtGAAAAGACATTAAGATCTTTACCAAATAAAATGGACAATCTCCTGCAAAATTGTGCACTTTCAAAGCTGAAACGAGAGCAAAATAACAAGCTCATAATAAGTTGCTCCccatctgcattttttttcttctttttgagcTCCTTATTTACGACTTGTTCTCATTGTTTTCCCCTCATTTCATCTTTGTCCGAAACAGAGGAGGTGGAGAGGGGTTGCGAGTGGGAGttgggggagagagagagaggggcaCAGtttgatgaatgaataaaatgacgGAGTGAATGAATACAAGACGAGGCGCAGCGGCGCTGAACCGTAAAAAAGTGGGAAACAATATCAGCTGCGTGCGTTTGTCAGTTGCGAATGTGCTGTGCTGGCCTTTGTTTATGCTTACTGGAAGgagctgcatttaaaaacatccaaaacagttcaggaaagggaaaaaaaaaaaagtttttagccTCAAttcattttggtgtttttttttttgggcaaactttcccttttctctctggAAGGTAGCTCTCCTCTAGTTTAATGATGACACAAATCAGCATCCCACTGCATTTAGTAGCTTTTCTTGTTCttcccagagagagagagagcaaaaggGAAGGGTGGTGGGGGTAGGAGGAGGTGGGATGAGGggtggtggggggtgggggggacaaAGTTGTGGAGTGTTGGTAGAATGAAAGAGGAGTCTGGTGGCAGGAGTGTAGAGGAGGCAGCATATGGCTGTAGAAAGAGCACAGCTGGAGGTAGCATCTCCATCTGAGGATGATGTCAGAGCAGCTGACAGGCTGCCATCcaccccacctcctcctccgtcCCTCCACCTCCCCCCACCTCCCTCCCCGATCCTTTATTGTGAGTCTCAGCGGCAGCCTGGGAGAGTTAGCgctgcgtttgtgtgtgtgtgcgcggcGATCAGCGCTGGttagaagaagaaggaggaggaggcggaggaggaggagaaagaggagggaggTGGTATCTCGTTCCCCCTCCAACATCTCCTCCACTTTGCATCTGTCCCTTGCAGTTTGAACAGcgtgctgttgtttttttttgtttatttgttttttttcccttcgtttttttttttctctctcctttcctCCGCCTGCCTCCCCTCAtcttctgctctgctcttcTACCCACTCATTGATTCAGAGTGAGAAGGATACACAGCCAGTCAGAGAGAGAGCGAGCCCGGCTATCCTGCCACACTGGAGTTAATCAAGTTGATGCGTACTGCTGCTGCAGGTAtcgtttctgtgtgtgtgtgtgtgtgtgtgtgtgtgtgtgatgcctAGATACAGTCCGGTATATAGAGGagtagttatttttttctggaggttttcccTGCGTGTCAAGCTTTTTTGAGTGCTATGTGAGGATGGTAGTGGGTACGTTAGCGGTAAACGGTAAAAGTAGTTGCTGCTGCCAgtgttgtttttcagtttttagtctGAGTTTAAAGCTCCTGCTCTAATATGTTTTGGACACTttccatgtatttatttaatataatccAAGCAGAAAGCACAAGGTAAAGTAATCTTTCAAttttgtgcaacttttacagATGTAACAtaagtacaaaaaaatgaaaataaatccactacttattaaatcaaaacacaaaagtacATCTTAAACCGAAATAAGTGCTTATTTAATCCGAATAATCagattctgtatttttctttttgtccgtTTCCAGTCGATTTTGTCGCGTTTCGGTATTACTTGAAAGCATGCGCAGTCCCGGTCTTGCCCGCTTCTCTCCCCTTCCTGTCGGCTGGAGTAGAGGAAGACTAATTTAGAAGTTGCAGATTTGAGCTGCCTGAATTGGCTAGACAGCTGTAATCGCACTCCCTCCTAGTCTTAATCTCTTTATCTGGCTAGCAGCTGCCATATGGCCCCCGTCAGCTGGATCAGATGTGGGTAAGCCTCCCTCCCCGGCCGTCCCAGCCGCTCCCTCCCTTGCcctccttgtgtgtgtgtgtgtgtgtgtctcctcTCGCAGACCCCTGCCTTGACGGAGTCGGCTGGCCCGGGCCCGGGGTTAGGGGCAGGGTGGCCACCACCACCGCCGACTCCCTCCCCAGCTCCCTGCCGCTGCCGCCACCACCGCCGCCATCGCCGGCGTCTTTATTTTTAGCCATCTTTAAGGATTAGGATTGATGCTGTGACGAGCAGGGCACTTACAGTGATTGTATTGTAAATCTTCTCTTCTTGGTGGTGGGTGGGAGGGTTGAGGAAGAGGGCAGTTTCTTCTGCGGGGCGGATGTGCAgggagttttttctttttttttcctcgtaAGATTCAGATGGGAAGGAGTGCGTAAGGGACGaatggtgtgtgtgcgtgcgtgtgtgtgtgtgtgtgtgtgtgtctgaggagGTGGCAGAGAGGGGGGTTTGGCTGGACACAGGGGTGGGTGTtggggaggagaaggaggaggtgggaggtggtacacccttgtccccccGTAAGTCGCCTCATTAAAAGCAGTCTGAGCGAGCCAGAGGgcgagcgcacacacacacgtacacagcCCGTAGACGCACACGCTCGCATTCCTGCTTCAGCTTCATTCAAATGAGGCGACTGAACCGCTCGGGTTAACACAGCGCAGAGCGGGACCCATGTATTTTCTCAGGCAGGACAAATCAACTTGGTTAACAggtgggactttttttttaatgtattgctcatttaattttcttcctcttctatTGTCAAACTTTCAGCTCCCGAAACCCTCATTTTAACGAggtaaattgaattaaattcactttttttttctcctctggtTTAGACAATATTAACATTCTCCATCCTTTCCTCCTCGCCTTATCTCAGATCTTAAGCTGGCGCTCTCTGGTTAAACGAAGGACaagctttttaaatttctggaccttcttctgttttttccatTCAGCCAGTTTTTCTTCCTGACTTAGTCTGTGGAGGTGGTttgtaggtaggtaggtaggatGGTgctcagagtgtgtgtgtgtttgtgtgtgtgcgtgtacgtgCGGACAGAGCGCGCAGCTGAAAGCTGGTTACCTAAAAGGGCTGCGCCAGGCCAGGCCAAAGTGggttaataaaaataaccagCGTAGGAGCAGCGACAATCCAGGAGTGCAAGCAGAGGAGTTGGAGAGCTGCAGGAAGACTGAGTGGAGGAATCTGTCTCTGGAGGTTTATCTGAGATTAAGTCGTGgttcggaaaaaaaaaaacatggacaagTCGATATTCAGCCtttttatctacatttttctgaatgtttttcatatttgaatgagttaaatatttacagaaagaatctgagcaataattaaaaaatgtgttgcattttagataaaaaatattaccaaatgtgggaaatgtcttttttttatctttgctgttttcaaattttaaaaatgcgcttgtttttttcctcccggTGATTTTCTCTGCTcgtgatgtttcttttttcctctgtctTGTACCATGTCTTGTTCTCCATTTACCTTTTTCAACTTCTAAAATTTAATTGTAACTGCATAACTGCaaggattaaaaacaataatatttagtCTTGAATTCAAAAAGTCCTGATTTCAAGTTTAGCTAAAATTTCCAAGTGTTCTGGAATTGTTCATTTAATTTTCGGTGCGCGTTCAGCTTATTGCACCGTTCGGCTTCTTATTAGCGACCATTTAAAAGACAAACGCACACACTCACTGTGTGTGTCCTCTGTGTTCCCGGCTGCAGGTTATGAGGACGGCAGGATGGAGTTCCCAGACCACAGCAGACATCTACTCCAGTGTCTGAGCGAGCAGCGGCACCAGGGCTTCCTGTGCGACTCCATGGTGCTGGTGGGCGATGCCCAGTTCCGCGCCCACCGCGCCGTGCTGGCCTCCTGCAGCATGTACTTCCACCTGTTCTACAAGGACCAGCTGGACAAGCGAGACGTGGTGCATCTCAACAGCGACATCGTGACGGCGCCGGCCTTCTCCCTGCTGCTGGAGTTCATGTACGAGGGCAAGCTGCAGTTCCAGGACCTTCCCGTGGAGGACGTGCTGGCGGCGGCCAGCTACTTGCACATGTACGACATCGTGAAGGTGTGCAAGAAGCGCTTGAAGCAGAAGGCCACGGCGGAGGCGGACAGCACACGCAGGGAGGATGACGGCGGCTCCAGCTGCTCCGACAAGGCCGACAGTTTGTCTGACGGGTCGACGGGGCAGCCCGCAACGGCCGACCTGCTACACAgtgacgaagaggaggaggggaaggcCGAGGGAAGCCAGCTGTGGCTGCGGTTGCCGTCGGCAGACAGACCAGGGACGCCGGGCGGGGCTGCGGCCAGTCCGGGGCATGGAGAGGCGGCGAGCCAGTCAGGTGAAGGCCTGGGAGAGGGGAGCAAGGCGCTGTCGCCCGCCGGCAGCCCCAGCAGCTCCACTGGGTCGCTCTCCCAGAGATCCCACCGCTCCATCAGCTCCCGCGCCGGCCACAGGGGCAGGAGAGTGTCGAACGACGCGGCCGACTGCGTCCTGGACCTGTCGGTGAAGCCCATTGCCGTTAGCAACCACCATCAGTCTTACTTCAGTGGTGCGGCTACGCCGGACAGTCTGCAGAGCCCGCTGGCGGTGAGGGTGAAGGTAGAGAGGGGGGTGGCCTCCGACGAAGACGAGGAACTGGGCGGGGGTGACTACAACATGGAGCACAGCGGCCTCGGTAAGACGCAGGTTCCCAGCGCCAACGGATGCCTGAGCCACCACGGTGTGGGCGGGCCCTTGTCGGCCCAGAGGCGGCTGGGTCTGGAGGCCCACCTGTCGGCGCTGCGCGAGGCATCTCTGGCGTCGGAGTTGGAGAGGGACGAGAAGCCCCCGGCCTCGGCTGCTGCCAACGAGGACATCCTGGGGGGGGAGAACGAGCACGCCCAGGCCGAAGCGGCCAGCATGGACAACTCGCTGCTGCCTTACGTCTCCAACATGCTGTCAGCCCAGCACACCCAGATCTTCATGTGCCCGCTGTGCAACAAGGTGTTCCCCTCGCCGCACATCCTGCAGCTCCACCTCAGCTCCCACTTCAGGGAGCAGGAGGGCATCCGCTCCAAGCCCGCCGGGGACGTCAACGTGCCCACCTGCACCATCTGCAGCAAGACCTTCTCCTGCATGTACACGCTGAAGCGCCACGAGCGGACGCACTCGGGTGAGAAGCCCTACACCTGCACCACCTGCGGCAAGAGCTTCCAGTACTCTCACAACCTCAGCCGCCACGCGGTAGTGCACACCCGCGAGAAGCCGCACGCGTGCAAGTGGTGCGAGCGGCGCTTCACGCAGTCCGGGGACCTCTACCGACACATCCGCAAGTTCCACTGCGAACTGGTGAACTCGCTGTCGGTGAAGAGCGAGCCGCTGGCGCTGCCCAATGTCAGGGATTGGGCGATCGA encodes:
- the zbtb18 gene encoding zinc finger and BTB domain-containing protein 18 isoform X2; the encoded protein is MRTAAAGYEDGRMEFPDHSRHLLQCLSEQRHQGFLCDSMVLVGDAQFRAHRAVLASCSMYFHLFYKDQLDKRDVVHLNSDIVTAPAFSLLLEFMYEGKLQFQDLPVEDVLAAASYLHMYDIVKVCKKRLKQKATAEADSTRREDDGGSSCSDKADSLSDGSTGQPATADLLHSDEEEEGKAEGSQLWLRLPSADRPGTPGGAAASPGHGEAASQSGEGLGEGSKALSPAGSPSSSTGSLSQRSHRSISSRAGHRGRRVSNDAADCVLDLSVKPIAVSNHHQSYFSGAATPDSLQSPLAVRVKVERGVASDEDEELGGGDYNMEHSGLGKTQVPSANGCLSHHGVGGPLSAQRRLGLEAHLSALREASLASELERDEKPPASAAANEDILGGENEHAQAEAASMDNSLLPYVSNMLSAQHTQIFMCPLCNKVFPSPHILQLHLSSHFREQEGIRSKPAGDVNVPTCTICSKTFSCMYTLKRHERTHSGEKPYTCTTCGKSFQYSHNLSRHAVVHTREKPHACKWCERRFTQSGDLYRHIRKFHCELVNSLSVKSEPLALPNVRDWAIEDSSQELWK
- the zbtb18 gene encoding zinc finger and BTB domain-containing protein 18 isoform X1, whose translation is MYFLRQDKSTWLTGYEDGRMEFPDHSRHLLQCLSEQRHQGFLCDSMVLVGDAQFRAHRAVLASCSMYFHLFYKDQLDKRDVVHLNSDIVTAPAFSLLLEFMYEGKLQFQDLPVEDVLAAASYLHMYDIVKVCKKRLKQKATAEADSTRREDDGGSSCSDKADSLSDGSTGQPATADLLHSDEEEEGKAEGSQLWLRLPSADRPGTPGGAAASPGHGEAASQSGEGLGEGSKALSPAGSPSSSTGSLSQRSHRSISSRAGHRGRRVSNDAADCVLDLSVKPIAVSNHHQSYFSGAATPDSLQSPLAVRVKVERGVASDEDEELGGGDYNMEHSGLGKTQVPSANGCLSHHGVGGPLSAQRRLGLEAHLSALREASLASELERDEKPPASAAANEDILGGENEHAQAEAASMDNSLLPYVSNMLSAQHTQIFMCPLCNKVFPSPHILQLHLSSHFREQEGIRSKPAGDVNVPTCTICSKTFSCMYTLKRHERTHSGEKPYTCTTCGKSFQYSHNLSRHAVVHTREKPHACKWCERRFTQSGDLYRHIRKFHCELVNSLSVKSEPLALPNVRDWAIEDSSQELWK
- the zbtb18 gene encoding zinc finger and BTB domain-containing protein 18 isoform X3; protein product: MEFPDHSRHLLQCLSEQRHQGFLCDSMVLVGDAQFRAHRAVLASCSMYFHLFYKDQLDKRDVVHLNSDIVTAPAFSLLLEFMYEGKLQFQDLPVEDVLAAASYLHMYDIVKVCKKRLKQKATAEADSTRREDDGGSSCSDKADSLSDGSTGQPATADLLHSDEEEEGKAEGSQLWLRLPSADRPGTPGGAAASPGHGEAASQSGEGLGEGSKALSPAGSPSSSTGSLSQRSHRSISSRAGHRGRRVSNDAADCVLDLSVKPIAVSNHHQSYFSGAATPDSLQSPLAVRVKVERGVASDEDEELGGGDYNMEHSGLGKTQVPSANGCLSHHGVGGPLSAQRRLGLEAHLSALREASLASELERDEKPPASAAANEDILGGENEHAQAEAASMDNSLLPYVSNMLSAQHTQIFMCPLCNKVFPSPHILQLHLSSHFREQEGIRSKPAGDVNVPTCTICSKTFSCMYTLKRHERTHSGEKPYTCTTCGKSFQYSHNLSRHAVVHTREKPHACKWCERRFTQSGDLYRHIRKFHCELVNSLSVKSEPLALPNVRDWAIEDSSQELWK